Below is a window of Fimbriimonadaceae bacterium DNA.
AAGAGAGCGTTGCCAAGGTCGAGTTTGTGAGCGGTGGGGAGTGCAGGCTGCCGATTTCTGAACTTCGCCCCTTTAGCCTGCTTCCCGGTGAAAAGGTGGAGTGTGATTGGGCGAACTGGGGTTGGTGGACGTGCACGGTGACCAGCTACGACAAGAACCTTATGAAGGTTTATGCGAACGACGGTTGGGGGACGACGCAGGGGTTTGACATCTCCCAAGTTCGCTTGAACGTTCCCGAACCGGGCAAAACCTCCTTCGCGAGTCGGTTTGGGCTTGTTGTGGGGCCGTTGCTTGCGGGGACAGCCATTGGCACCCTCATCACTTGGTTGGTGATGAGGGGGTGAGAGTAGCTAGGAGCTATGAGTAAGTAGCTGGGAGCGGGGAGCTATGAGCCGATCTTTCTTACTCATAGCTGCTCACTCCTAGCTCCTAGCTAATTACGCCCAGCTCCCAGCTACTAGCTGCCAGCTACTTCGGGGGGTCGTGCTTCTTCGCATCGCTGGGTGGGTCTTGCCGTTTCACTCGCTCGATCGGATTCTTCAACAAGTCTGCTTTGAGGATCTCGATCGCCTTGTCGATTTGAGGGTCGCGGCCTGCCAAGAACGAAGCGGTGTCGTCCATCACGTAGTTCTTGGGGATGAAGCCAGTGCCGTCGGGCAGCCATTTGCCGTCGGGTGTGAACGATCCGGCTTGGACAGTGCTGACGCTGCCGCCGTCGATGGTTGAGAACCCTCCAACGGCTGCGTAGCCGCCCCAGGTTTTGGAGCCGACGATTTGGCCCATCTTCAGCCAATCGAACATCGTGCAGAAATACTCGCCATCGGAGCTGGTGCCCTGATTGCAGAGCACAGCCACCCGTCCGGCGAAGTATCCGGGGTGAAAGGCGTTGAGCGCACCATAGCGGCTTTGGTCGTATTCCACGATGGCGCGTCGCAGCTTTTCGATGATCATCATCGAGGTGATTCCGCCTGAGTTGTGGCGAACGTCGACGATGAGGGCGTCCTTGTCGAGATTCGCGAAGAACTGCTTGACGAACTCATCGACGCCACCGTTGCCCATGTCGGGGAGATGGATGTAGGCGAAGTTTTCGCCTCCGTTTCGGATCGTGTACTCGCGGTTTTTGTTCACCCAATGCGCGTCGCGTTGAGCCGAGTCGCTGCGAAGGGCTTTGATGCGGATGGTCCTTGCCCCCTCCATTGTGGGCGCGGAGTTCACGGTGAGGGTGATGACTTTGCCCGCTTGCTCAAGAAGGTACATGTTCGGATCGATGTCTCGGCTTAGCTCATTGCCGTTGATCGCCAAGAGGTAATCGCCGACGTTGACATTTAGTCCGGGCTCCATCAGGGGCGAACGCGTCTCGGGGTCGTAGCCATCACCCTCAAAGATCGCGGTGAATTTGTAGGCTTTGTCCACGATGTTCCAATCGAAGTCGGCCCCAATCGCGGCAATGGGCGATGACTGCTGCCCTCGTGGGCGCGAATAGCCGCCGCCAACAAACTCGTGAGAGACGTTCATCTCAGCGATCATCTCGCCGATGATCTCGTTGAGCTCGAAGCGGGCTCCAACAGCGGGAAGAAGCGCTTCGTACCGTTTTCGGATGGCTTCCCAGTCTTGGCCGTGCATTTTGGGGTCGTAGAAGGTGTCTCGCTGCTGACGCCATGCCGAATGCAGAATCTGCTTCCACTCCATTTCCGGCTCGACTTGGACTCGCCACCCGGCTAGGTCGACGCGGCCTTGGGCGGGACTGACGGGCATGCCGAAGTTGCCGATTTGGATGTTTGTGGGGCTGTGAAGGATGGCGATTTTGCGTCCGTTGGTCGAGAGGTCGTAGGCCCGGACCCCTTGAGAGAACTCCGATTCGTCTTTGTCGGCGAGTTCGAAGTACATCAGGGTTCCTTCTTTGATGTAGAGCACTCCCCCGCGAACCCCCGCGACCTGATTGAAGGAGCCGGGTTCGATGGGGAGTTCGATCAGGCGCTTTTGGATGCCGTCAAGGTCGATCTTTACGGCATTTGAATCTGCGGGAGCGGCCTGCTCATCTCCTTCCTCTTCGTCTTCGTCGGCCTTTTTCCCACCGATCGGCGGCTCTTCATCGCTCTTGACGGCGAATGGGGAGGGGGTGGACTTTGCGAGCGTGACCAAGAACAGCTTGTCGGTGTTCTGATAGTTCATCTGGAAGTCTTTTGCGTCCCATTCGCCTGCGATGTTTCGTGCGCCGACGAAGTAGAGATACTTGCCTTCGGGGCCCCAGGTTGGGGAGGTGTCGGTGGTTGGGGCGTTGGTGATTCGGGTTGTCTGCTTGGTTTCAAAGTTGTAAAGGAAGATCGCACTCTGGTTGTTTCGCTCGCCCATCCCGAAGGCTATCCATTTGCTGTCTGGCGAGAAGCTGTATCCGGCGATGCCGTATTCGCTTTGGGCGATTTGGGTGAGGGCGAGGCTTTCGATATCGACCGACATCAGCTTTTGATCGAGGGTGGTGAAGGCTATCGACTTTGAATCTCTTGACCAGATGATGTTCGAGGGCATCATGCCCTTGTACTTCGTGATCTGTTTGGGTTCGCCGGAGCCATCGCCGGGGGTTGCCCAGATATTCCAATCTCCATCGCGGTCGGAGATGAACGCGATCCACTTGCCGTCCGGTGACCATTCCGGCTCTTGGCTTGCCGTGCCGATCAGTGGGGCTATCGTGCGAATCTCGCCCTCTTCGGCGGGGACGCTAAAGAGCTGGCTCCTTCCCGCAATGACGAGTCGTTTTCCGGTCGGGCCGATGCTGAAGCCTTGAATTGAACCGGCGACGCTGTGGGGGCGGACGTGGATGCGGTCGGTGCTGAGTTTAAGCTTGACTTTTGTGTTTGCGTTTGTTGCCGGGTCGTAAACAAAGAGATCATCGCCGAATTGGTAGATGATCCGCTTTCCGTCCGACGACGAAGGAAACTTCACATCAAGACCGGTGTGGCTGGTCAGCTTTTGAGAACGCGCTGTGGCGGGATCGAGCTTGTAGAGATTCGCCGAGCCGTCCTTCTCCGAAACGTAGTAAATCGAACTCCCGAGCCAAACCGGATACTGCTCGTTGATGGCGTCGGTGGTGACTCTTTGAAATGTGTTGCGCTGGAGATCGCCGATATAGATGTCGTTTGCAAGACCGCCTTTGTAGCGCTTCCATCGGTGATTGTCGAGATTGTTGAGGCAATAGGCGAACCGGTTGCCGTCGGGCGCGAAGGAGGCCTGGGCGGCATATTCCATGGGCAGTGGTGTCGGAAAGCCCCCGCTTACGGGGACTTTGAACAGCCGCTGACCCCGGATCGGCATGAGATGCGAGGAGCGATAGACGATGCTCTTGCCGTCGGGGGTCCAAGAAACCATCGTTGCGCCGGTGGGATCGTATGTTACACGCCGTGGCGCACCGCCGTCGATGGGCATTACGTACACTTCGGTGTTGCCGTCGTACTGTCCGGTGAAGGCGATCCACTTGCCGTCGGGCGAGAACTTCGGGAAGATCTCATTCCCTTCGTGAATGGTGATGCGATGGGCCTCTCCCGAGGAGAGCGTTCCCAGCCAGATATCACCTTCGGCACAGAAGGTGACCCTGTCGCCTTGGATGTCGGGCATACGAACCATTCGGCGAGGTTCGATTTGGGCGAATGCCGTGGCGACAAATAGGCACGAAAAAGCGATTGCGGCGGTGCGTTTCAACATTCCTGAGCGCATATCGCGAGCGTACTCCAAGCAGTGCCGATAGTACGCCTTGGTAAGTCCAATGTGTCAAACTATTGCAACGTTCGCGACGACGCGAAAAAGGGTCAGAAATCTATGCCGATCATTTCCGTGCGCATTCCTCAAATGGGAGAGGGCTTGCAAGAAGCCCGACTCGTGGCTGTTCTCAAGCAACCTGGCGAGCAGATCAAACGTGACGAGCCGATTTACCAAATGGAGACCGACAAGGCCGTCATGGACGTCGAGTCGCCCTACGAAGGAACGCTGATCGGCTGGACAGCCGAAGTGGATTCGATTCTTCCTATTGGGGCGCCCGTTGCCAAGATGGAAGTTGCCGAAGGCACGCGTGAGATGGAAGTCCACGGTGGCCCGGCTGACGAAGCCGTTGCCGCTACTGCCGATTCCGCAGCGGCGACCGCCGAACCGGCGACCGCAGCAGGAGCGCGAAACGCGATGATCCCGCCGCGCACTCGTGCTTACGCGAAGGAGAAAGGGATTTCCGATGACGTTCTGGGAACGATCTCATCGCGGTCGGGCAAGCTTATGCCCAGCGATATCGATGCGTTCTTGGAAGGTGGAGATGATTCGGGCGCGGTCACACCGGTGGCGTCGGGGGTCGGTGGAAAGTTTGTCGAGGAGGCCGTGGCCCCTGCACAGCGGCTTTTGGCTTCACGTCTCGTTCGGGGAACTCAGCTTGTCGTTCCTGGCACCATCAGCGTTGCGGCTGTATGGGAGTCGATTGAGCGAGTTCGGGCGATTTATAAGTCCTCGGGAGACGAGTTCCAGCCCTCTGCCTTTACGATGTTCGCCTACGCGGTTGCTCAGGCCACCAAGAAGTTTCCGTCGTTCCGATCAACCCTGATCGGCAACGATGTACTGCGCACCTATCAGCACGTCAATATCGGCATTGCGGTGGCGCTCCCTGGTGATGAACTGGTGCTGGCAGTGGTGCAGGAAGCCGACAAGATGGACTTCCGAACCTTTGGCGAAGAGTGCCGACGCGTTATCAAACTGGCCCGCGAAGGTCAGGACCAAGCCAACGAGTCGGTGACCATCAGCCTTACGAACATGCAGCACTACGGCTTGCGCGATGCGGTGCCGGTGGTCGTTCCGCCATCGGTAGGAACGCTCTTCCTTGGCGAAGTCTATAACGGTCTCGACAACGATTCGGTCGATACGATCTCGATGAAGCGAACCGTGAACCTCGCGCTCACCTTTGACCATCGTGTCATTAACGGCGTTGGTGCGGCGGAGTACCTGCAAGCGATCAAGACGAATGTCGAAACGGCCTTGTCGGTCGTGCCTGGACCATGAAGCCCATCATCGGAATCACTGTCGATTGCCGGTACAAACCCGAAGACGCTCGCACTCACGGCGACTTTAAGCAGAACTGGAACTATCCAGAGATGATCGCCGAGGCGGGCGGTGTCCCTTTTGTGATTCCCCCGATGGCGGACATGAACGAGGTCGCGCAAATCATCGACGGTTGGATGATCCCCGGTGGTGACGATATGAACGCCAGTCGGTTTGGCGAGGAGAACCACCCTAAGGTTGTGCTCCAAGACCCGAAGCGATATGACGCCGAAGCCGCGCTTTGGGAGGCCGTCCCTTCGGAGATGCCAGTGCTCGGGATCTGCTATGGATGTCAATTCCTGAATGTCGTTCGGGGCGGGACGCTGATACAGCACTTGCCCGACGTCGTCCATCACGAAAATCACTCGGGTGGGACGCTTGAAACGATCTCTTTGAAGGTGGGCTCCAAGACGGCTCAAGCTGTCGGCACAACGACCCCGAAGGGCAAGAGCTACCACCATCAAGCCGTTGGCAGACTTGGCGAGGGTCTTGCCGTTTCGGGCTGTCACGAAGATGGAACGATTGAGGCGTTTGAAGCCACAGATCGGCCTTGGCTGATCGCGGTGCAATGGCACCCTGAGCGAACCCCAGACGATGCGGAGACGAAGCATCTGTTCCGCGCTTTTGTGGAAGCGGCTATGGCTTATAAGACAGGCAAGGGGTCGGCATGAAGAGGATTGTCAACGAAGTGGAGATGGAGCTTGCCGAAGGCGCGAACATGACCGTCTCTCAAGCCACTGACCGATTGCTCGTCAAGACACCCGAAGGCACATTTTCAGCGCTCGCTTCGACGGTTGGCGATACGACATACGTGTCTTATAAGGGCCGCCAGTACAAGGTCGAGAAAGCCACGCGAAGCCGTGCGCTGAAGAGCGCTGGCAACGGAGAGACACATGCACCGATGCCTGGGCTCATCGTCGAGGTCTTCGTTCAGGCAGGGCAGAGCGTGGTGAAAGGGGACAAACTGGTCGTGCTTGAGGCGATGAAGACGCAACAGACGTTCACGGCGGCTTTTGACGGCACCGTGTCTGAAGCTCCCGTTGGAGCGGGGGAACAGGTCGTCGAGGGCCAGCTTCTGGTCAAAGTCGAAGTGCCTTCATAATTTACTGTCCGCCTGCTGTTGCGCCCGTAAGCATCTTACTATGCATCAAATGGAATATCAATGACCGTATTAAGGAGCAAAGTGTTCGTACCCTTAGATGTTGTGACTTTTTGTATACAGCTCTATCTTTGGCTCTATGTAAGCAGGGAATATGAAATTGATGTATCGCTGTATTGCACTGCAATACTTTTCGTAGGATTCTTTGTGCTTATCAATAGCGTGTTGCGAGACTACTCACAATTATTGAGGTTTTTATCAGCTTTGTTTCATTTTTCGGCGATAAATATTGCAACCTTCTTGGCAATTTATCCCTTGCTTTTCATATCGAAAAGTAGCGAATCCTTGACGAGAACGCTGTTTGGAAATCAGTCCGGTGATTTTGCCTTTGGCCTTATCTTGCTTTCCTTCCTTGCGTTACCGTTTTTTTCTATAGTTTGTTTGGTCGCATTTACAATGATAAAGAACTTGGTCGGCTCCTCTTAACCGAAGCCATGCGCTTCGGTCTTTTTTTGATGCCTAGTTAGATATTTTCGGGCATCAGGCTGACGAGGCGCATTTACGATGCCGGGAGGTCTTGCGTCAGTCAGCTATCCCTTGGACTTTTGAGCCGATTTTGAGAATCGGTTCACCCTCCCTGTTCACTCCGATGAGCCAGAGCATGCGCTTCTCCGGAATGGCGAATGGCAAATATGCGCTACGCTATTTGGAAGGATGCGGTCACAAACAGCGACTCTGCTTGAGCACTACTCCCCTTTCCAGCCCGGCAGTCGGCTGGAACGGTTGCTGCTGGTTCACTATTGGCTGTGCGTTCCGTTTGGCGCGTTGTGGGTGCTGTGGCCGCATACGTTTGGGAGAACCCGCGACGTTGTCGAGATCGCGGCGATGCGGCACTTCTACATCATCGTCTTTATCACACTTTGTCTGCGCACGTATTTGAGCTATCGAAAAGTCAGTTGGCGAGGCTGGCTCTATATCTGGCCGGTGATCGATGCCGGGTTCATCACGGCAGCCAGCGTGATTGCCTACACCGAGCCGGACAGTTGGATCGTCGTTCTGTACATCCTGCCGATCCTCCAGGCTGCTGCCACGCTTGATCTGCGGTGGGCTTTGACGGTTGCCGTTCTGAGCGCCGTCTTTTGTGGCGGAGCGGTGGGGTTCAGCGACTTTCAGCATGTCTACTTTGCGTTTCGGCTCTTCTTCCTGATCTTGATGGCTTCCCTTTTTACGCGCCTGGTTCGGGAGATCGCCAAGGGGCGGCAGGAGCTGGCTGTATCGCAATACCGCAACGAGATGTCGGTGGAGATGCACGACGGGCTGCAGCAGTATTTGGGGGCGATATCGATGCGTCTGGAGTTCGCCCGCAGTTGGCTGAGCAAGGACCCGGCCAAGGCGGCAGAGATCGCCATTGAGCAACAGGAGGTTGCACGGCAGGCCTCTGACGAATTGCGGATGATGGTTCGACGGATGCGGACGCCGCTGCTCGGACAGGGTTTGGTTGAGGCGTTGCGCTATTTATGCTCCCTCTCGGCTCAGCGGTTGGACATCCCTGTAGACCTGGACACGCCTGCCGAGCTGCCGTCTATGCCCGCGCCGACTGAGCACGCCGCTTTGCGGATTGTTCAGGAGGCGCTGAATAATGCGGCCAAGTACGCTCAAGCCCATCGAATCGAGGTTAAGGTGCGGGCAACGGGCAGTTCAGTGGGCATCGAGATTCGGGATGATGGCGTGGGATATGACCCCAAGATCGCGACTGGCGATAAGGGTATCGGGCTGCAAACGATGCGTGAACGTGCCGAGGCGGTTGGGGGAAGTTTGAAGATCGAAACGGCTCTGGGCAAGGGAACTTGCGTGCAGGTACAGGTCCCTCTGGCCTGACCGGCGCAGATCAGGCCCTATAATACGAGCATGCCCGAAAAGATTCGCGTCGTGGTTGTCGAAGACGAACCGCTTTTGCGCACCACCTTGGTTCAGCTCTTGGGGCAAGAGCCGGACATTGAGGTTCTCGCTTCGGTGTCGAACGGATTGGACGCGGAAAAGATGGTTGACGCGATCAAGCCGGACGTGGTTTTGATGGACCTCCAGCTCCCTGGACAGTCGGGAATCGAAGCTACTCGGAATCTGATCGAGAGCGGGTGCAAGGCCGCCATCGTTGTGCTGACGCACTTGAGCGATGACGACAGTCTGTTTTCTGCGATCAAAGCGGGGGCGGTCAGTTATGTGCTCAAAGACGCCAGCCTGCCGCAGATCGCCGAAGCTGTGCGCGGGGCAGCCACGGGAGAGGGTTTAATTTATCCGACGCTCGCGCCGAGAGTCCTTGCCGAATTTAGGCGAGTCGTCGACAAGCCAGAGAAGCAGCGAGAGATCTTTCAGGCGCTAAGCCGACGCGAGGTTGAAGTGCTGGAACTGATTGCTATGGGGAGGCGTAACAAGGAGATTGCCGATGCTCTCTTTTTGAGCGAGCGCACGGTGAAAAACCACGTTGGCAGCATCCTTCGCAAGCTGCAGGCCAATGACCGCACAGAGGCTGCGTTGATTGCCACTAAACACGGACTTGGAAAATCATGAGAATCCTGACCTTTTTGTTTGCCATTGCTCTGCTGACCCTTTTTGTGGGCTGTGGCTCGGCCACCAAGGCCAGTAAGTCCACGCCAACCGCTGCCAAAGGGGATATCGTGGGAGAGTGGGTTGAAACGAGCCATCCCGAGCGCACACGCAACTTCGTCTTGCGTCCCGATGGAACCTACGATGAGAAGCTTGTGTTCAAGTCGGCTCCTGACGATATGCTGGAGATGGAGGGCACTTACGAGCTCACCGAAGATTCGCTCATTCTTACGGCGATTACAGGTCGGCGGACCGTCGCTGGGGCGCTGGAAGAGCGCAATCCCAACCCTACGCCATTCGGGGGCAAAATCGAGTGGAAGAATGAGGATGAAGTTGTCATTACCGTGGAAGGTGGCAATAAGATGGCCTGGAAACGCAAACCCAAGGCACCAGCGAATTAGCTAGCTTTTCAGCAATTCCGACAGGAACCCCTTCATAAGTTGGGCCGTCTATACCGACAAATGCAGTATCCGACCGTGGCTTTGGAGGTTGGAAATGAACCATGAGCACCACGACCATGAATTACTAACTGAGTTCTTCCGCGATGCGGTTCACACGTCGATGCACGAAAAGCTGGGCGTGACCGTTACGGAAGACCTTGAGAACTATGTCGCGCATATGTTGGCGAACTTTCTCCACCGCGACGATATCTTTGCCATCAAAGACGCCGCTGGGCGACGCCTTGAATCGCTTGCGGAAATGCTGGCTGAGGGCGATGTTCGCCTTAATGCAAACTCCTTCGACCGTGAACGGCAGGTTCACAAGCACATGGGGGACTTCTTGCTTTTCTGGTCCGGTTTGTTCCCGGAATCGTTGGACAAAATCCACGGCTTGCTCGGTGAGAACAAGGTTGTTGAGGCCGTCTCCCTGGGTCGGTTTAGCTATGATGTGGTGAGTTCTTTTGACCATAAGCCGTACGATGCCGAAGCGCCGACGTTTAAGCGTTTGAGTGATGAGTTTGAGATGTTGCGGCTTGGGCTATCTGTCCTGCGCAAAGACTTTAAGGGGTTTGCGGCTTAGTAGATTTCTCACAGAGGCGTAGATGGTGTGGGAGAGCAACGCTCCGTCGTTGCCGTGCAGCCATACGACTGCGCAGGCAGTGATGCCTGCACCACAACCGGTTGGACAGGCTTTGCGACTTGGCGACTTTGCGAGAAAAGGAAAGTCACGCAGAGGCGCAGAGTTCGCAGAGACCTCAACCCAATCTTTGCGTCTTTTGCTTGCTTTGCGTGAATCAAGGATAGCCACTTCTCACGAAGGCACCAAGAACCACAAAGGCTCAAAGAAGATTTTTGACGAGCGCGGGTGTAGGGGAGGGCAACGCTCTGTCGTTGCCGGACAACACTCAGCATAGTCTCCACCCTAAGGAGGGCGGAGACATGAAAGCGGATTTCTCACAGAGCGCACGGAGCACCACAGAAGCACAGAGAGTTTGGGAGGGCGACGCTCCGTCGTTGCCAAGCAACACTCAGCGTAGTCTCCACCCTATGGAGGGCGGAGACATGAAAAGGGATTTCTCTCAGAGCGCACGGAGTATCACAGAGACACAGAGGGTTTTGGGAGGGTGACACCACGACGGCACTGGCAGGGGCGCGGCTCCACATTCTGGCTCTGGATTTGTTTGTGGGGTAAAACCAGCCGGGAGCGAATGGGTGCTGGTGTGCCCCGCGGTCTTCAAAACCGTTTGTGGCGTCTTTGGGCGCCGGGTGAGTTCGATTCTTACACGCTCCCGCCAAAGCTCCTCTTGAATTGGGCAAGCCTATGCGCGACACAACTGCCTTCTAAGACTTTTCGTGGATGACATCGGTTGTCTCTACAGGCTCTGAGATGCGCGATTGGACCGACGCGGCAGTTTGCACGTTGGGCTCGACGACCACGCTGTCTTTTACCGCCGACTCTAGGTCGCTTGCTATCCTGTGCGCTTCGCGACGATTGGCTTTTAGCCCTCCGGCAAGCCAGCCGATACAGGCGGCGGCTCCAGCCGCGAGAATCCCAACTCCGACACCGGCAAGCTGCCCTTGGGCGACCATGATCGATCCGAAAACTCCGGTCGTGAATGCGGTGGTAAAGGCGTAGACCGCCGCTAAGGACGGCACGGAAGAGACCTTGATCCGCGTTCGGCCATTTCTTGACGAGACCGAGATGTTGGTCACCGAAGTCACGGAGGACACCTTGGCGGAGAGGGTTTTTCCGACCTGGGTTGGCAGGGGGTTTGCCCCAGGTTTCGGGAGTTTGGAAGCCACGATGTCAAAGTTTTGAGGGTCGATTTCGCCTTTGACGACCCAGTCGATGTCTGTGCCGAATCGCCACCGTTTCTCGCTTGTTTCGGACTTGCGCTGTGCCTCCGAGATCGCCTGTTCCAGGTAGATCGGCGAGACGCCAATCTCCTTGGCAACCTTTAAAAGCTCATCTTTGGTGACTCCTGGGGAGTAGCCCGCGCTGTCGCCCGCTTCTTGCATCTCGACCGCTCGCTGGACGATTTTTGTCACCTCGGATTCGCTGAAAATGTCGTTCTCACGCACGGTCTCATTATAGCGGTGGGGGCCTAAGATTCGGGGCGAACTGCCTGCGGCGGCGAGTGACCCCAAGGACAAACCACAATAGAGTTCATGCTGCTTGAGATGGCCCTTTCTCTCGTCCTTGGTGCGCCAACGCCCACCGCGGTGATGATCCACGGTGCAGGCGGGGGCGGCTGGGAATACATTCAGTGGAAGCCGGTTTTTGAGAAGGCCGGGTATCGGGTGGTGAGTCCTGACCTTGTCCCTGTGAAAGGCGGCTATGCGAAGACGACCTTTGATGATTACGTTCGGCAAGTGGAGACTTGGTCCAAGGACGCCAAGGGTCCGGTGGTGCTGATTGGCGCGAGCATGGGCGGTCCGCTAGCGCTGAAGGCCGCAGAGACGGTCAAGCCTGCGGCGGTCATCCTCATCAACGGGGTGGCTCCGGCGGGGGTTGGCCCAGCCCGCAAGCCAAGAAGTTTTCCGGCAATTGTGGAGTGGGAGGGCGGCCCGCGGCAAGACTCGGCGGACGCTATGCCCGACAGCACGGAGGAGATGATTGACTACGCTTGGCCCCGATGGCGGAACGAGTCGGGTGCGGTGATGACGTCGCTGTCGGAGGGGGTTCCTTGTAAGAAGCCGAGGTGTCCGGTGCTCGTGATGATC
It encodes the following:
- a CDS encoding sensor histidine kinase produces the protein MRSQTATLLEHYSPFQPGSRLERLLLVHYWLCVPFGALWVLWPHTFGRTRDVVEIAAMRHFYIIVFITLCLRTYLSYRKVSWRGWLYIWPVIDAGFITAASVIAYTEPDSWIVVLYILPILQAAATLDLRWALTVAVLSAVFCGGAVGFSDFQHVYFAFRLFFLILMASLFTRLVREIAKGRQELAVSQYRNEMSVEMHDGLQQYLGAISMRLEFARSWLSKDPAKAAEIAIEQQEVARQASDELRMMVRRMRTPLLGQGLVEALRYLCSLSAQRLDIPVDLDTPAELPSMPAPTEHAALRIVQEALNNAAKYAQAHRIEVKVRATGSSVGIEIRDDGVGYDPKIATGDKGIGLQTMRERAEAVGGSLKIETALGKGTCVQVQVPLA
- a CDS encoding biotin/lipoyl-binding protein gives rise to the protein MKRIVNEVEMELAEGANMTVSQATDRLLVKTPEGTFSALASTVGDTTYVSYKGRQYKVEKATRSRALKSAGNGETHAPMPGLIVEVFVQAGQSVVKGDKLVVLEAMKTQQTFTAAFDGTVSEAPVGAGEQVVEGQLLVKVEVPS
- a CDS encoding response regulator transcription factor, which produces MPEKIRVVVVEDEPLLRTTLVQLLGQEPDIEVLASVSNGLDAEKMVDAIKPDVVLMDLQLPGQSGIEATRNLIESGCKAAIVVLTHLSDDDSLFSAIKAGAVSYVLKDASLPQIAEAVRGAATGEGLIYPTLAPRVLAEFRRVVDKPEKQREIFQALSRREVEVLELIAMGRRNKEIADALFLSERTVKNHVGSILRKLQANDRTEAALIATKHGLGKS
- a CDS encoding gamma-glutamyl-gamma-aminobutyrate hydrolase family protein, which codes for MKPIIGITVDCRYKPEDARTHGDFKQNWNYPEMIAEAGGVPFVIPPMADMNEVAQIIDGWMIPGGDDMNASRFGEENHPKVVLQDPKRYDAEAALWEAVPSEMPVLGICYGCQFLNVVRGGTLIQHLPDVVHHENHSGGTLETISLKVGSKTAQAVGTTTPKGKSYHHQAVGRLGEGLAVSGCHEDGTIEAFEATDRPWLIAVQWHPERTPDDAETKHLFRAFVEAAMAYKTGKGSA
- a CDS encoding 2-oxo acid dehydrogenase subunit E2 codes for the protein MPIISVRIPQMGEGLQEARLVAVLKQPGEQIKRDEPIYQMETDKAVMDVESPYEGTLIGWTAEVDSILPIGAPVAKMEVAEGTREMEVHGGPADEAVAATADSAAATAEPATAAGARNAMIPPRTRAYAKEKGISDDVLGTISSRSGKLMPSDIDAFLEGGDDSGAVTPVASGVGGKFVEEAVAPAQRLLASRLVRGTQLVVPGTISVAAVWESIERVRAIYKSSGDEFQPSAFTMFAYAVAQATKKFPSFRSTLIGNDVLRTYQHVNIGIAVALPGDELVLAVVQEADKMDFRTFGEECRRVIKLAREGQDQANESVTISLTNMQHYGLRDAVPVVVPPSVGTLFLGEVYNGLDNDSVDTISMKRTVNLALTFDHRVINGVGAAEYLQAIKTNVETALSVVPGP
- a CDS encoding PD40 domain-containing protein, coding for MRSGMLKRTAAIAFSCLFVATAFAQIEPRRMVRMPDIQGDRVTFCAEGDIWLGTLSSGEAHRITIHEGNEIFPKFSPDGKWIAFTGQYDGNTEVYVMPIDGGAPRRVTYDPTGATMVSWTPDGKSIVYRSSHLMPIRGQRLFKVPVSGGFPTPLPMEYAAQASFAPDGNRFAYCLNNLDNHRWKRYKGGLANDIYIGDLQRNTFQRVTTDAINEQYPVWLGSSIYYVSEKDGSANLYKLDPATARSQKLTSHTGLDVKFPSSSDGKRIIYQFGDDLFVYDPATNANTKVKLKLSTDRIHVRPHSVAGSIQGFSIGPTGKRLVIAGRSQLFSVPAEEGEIRTIAPLIGTASQEPEWSPDGKWIAFISDRDGDWNIWATPGDGSGEPKQITKYKGMMPSNIIWSRDSKSIAFTTLDQKLMSVDIESLALTQIAQSEYGIAGYSFSPDSKWIAFGMGERNNQSAIFLYNFETKQTTRITNAPTTDTSPTWGPEGKYLYFVGARNIAGEWDAKDFQMNYQNTDKLFLVTLAKSTPSPFAVKSDEEPPIGGKKADEDEEEGDEQAAPADSNAVKIDLDGIQKRLIELPIEPGSFNQVAGVRGGVLYIKEGTLMYFELADKDESEFSQGVRAYDLSTNGRKIAILHSPTNIQIGNFGMPVSPAQGRVDLAGWRVQVEPEMEWKQILHSAWRQQRDTFYDPKMHGQDWEAIRKRYEALLPAVGARFELNEIIGEMIAEMNVSHEFVGGGYSRPRGQQSSPIAAIGADFDWNIVDKAYKFTAIFEGDGYDPETRSPLMEPGLNVNVGDYLLAINGNELSRDIDPNMYLLEQAGKVITLTVNSAPTMEGARTIRIKALRSDSAQRDAHWVNKNREYTIRNGGENFAYIHLPDMGNGGVDEFVKQFFANLDKDALIVDVRHNSGGITSMMIIEKLRRAIVEYDQSRYGALNAFHPGYFAGRVAVLCNQGTSSDGEYFCTMFDWLKMGQIVGSKTWGGYAAVGGFSTIDGGSVSTVQAGSFTPDGKWLPDGTGFIPKNYVMDDTASFLAGRDPQIDKAIEILKADLLKNPIERVKRQDPPSDAKKHDPPK
- a CDS encoding alpha/beta fold hydrolase, whose amino-acid sequence is MLLEMALSLVLGAPTPTAVMIHGAGGGGWEYIQWKPVFEKAGYRVVSPDLVPVKGGYAKTTFDDYVRQVETWSKDAKGPVVLIGASMGGPLALKAAETVKPAAVILINGVAPAGVGPARKPRSFPAIVEWEGGPRQDSADAMPDSTEEMIDYAWPRWRNESGAVMTSLSEGVPCKKPRCPVLVMIGEKDSDIPPAMSRAVAKWAKADARSYAGMSHVGPLLGRRGAEVAGDAVAWLKKKGVPAKSQ